The stretch of DNA TGAGGGCTACGTCCTCAATGGGGCGGATGGGAGCCAGATGGCGTTTTGGACATGCCATCAAGATCGAAATTCAAAAGAGCATACTCATGATTTTGACGAGTATCTGGTTGTCGTGCATGGGAAATATACGGTCATTATTGACGGCATGGAAAAGCCACTTCTTACCGGAGACGAATTCCACATCCCTAAAGGGATACCCCATTCCGGAAAAGCCACAGCTGGCGCCCGAACTATTCACTTCTTTGGCGGCAAACGTATCTAGCAAATCTTGAAGCCGGTTATTTGCGCCAACTTTGTCTTCAGTGCGACATTTCTGTCTGCCTTGGCTGAGCCTATAGACAATTATCTAATTGTTTTTATATCAAT from Nitrospinota bacterium encodes:
- a CDS encoding cupin domain-containing protein; translated protein: MDDFPEFMKRRANRISKESQHTEDIEGYVLNGADGSQMAFWTCHQDRNSKEHTHDFDEYLVVVHGKYTVIIDGMEKPLLTGDEFHIPKGIPHSGKATAGARTIHFFGGKRI